A genome region from Nycticebus coucang isolate mNycCou1 chromosome 4, mNycCou1.pri, whole genome shotgun sequence includes the following:
- the MATN3 gene encoding matrilin-3 yields MPRPASACHLPGLLLLIWPLLLLLPLAAPGPLALPGFRRLGARGPGGSPGRRPAPAAPTRAPHSGTGEPGGARSAGVCKSRPLDLVFIIDSSRSVRPLEFTKVKTFVSQIIDTLDIGVADTRVAVVNYASTVKIEFHLQNYSDKQSLKQAVARITPLSTGTMSGLAIQTAMDEAFTVEAGARGPTSNIPKVAIIVTDGRPQDQVNEVAARARASGIELYAVGVDRADMESLKMIASDPLDEHVFYVETYGVIEKLSSRFQETFCAVDPCVLGTHQCQHVCISDGDGKHHCECSQGYTLNADKKTCSAIDKCALNTHGCEHICVNDRTGSYHCECYEGYTLNEDRKTCSAEDKCALGTHGCQHLCVNDRNGSYHCECYEGYTLNADKKTCSVRNKCALGSHGCQHICVSDGVASYHCDCYPGYTLNEDKKTCSAIEEARRLVSTEDACGCEATLAFQDKVSSYLQRLNTKLDDILKKLQINEYGQIHH; encoded by the exons ATGCCGCGCCCGGCCTCCGCGTGCCACCTCCCGGGACTCCTCCTGCTGATCtggccgctgctgctgctgctgcccctcGCTGCCCCCGGACCCCTGGCCCTCCCGGGCTTCCGGAGACTGGGGGCCCGCGGCCCGGGGGGCAGCCCTGGACGCCGTCCGGCTCCCGCGGCTCCCACCCGCGCGCCCCATTCCGGGACGGGTGAGCCTGGCGGCGCCCGCAGCGCAG GTGTTTGCAAGAGCAGGCCTTTGGACTTGGTCTTCATCATTGATAGTTCTCGTAGCGTACGGCCCCTGGAATTCACCAAGGTGAAAACCTTTGTCTCCCAGATAATTGACACTCTGGACATCGGCGTGGCAGACACACGGGTGGCAGTGGTGAACTATGCTAGCACCGTGAAGATTGAGTTCCATCTTCAGAACTACTCAGATAAGCAGTCCCTGAAGCAGGCTGTGGCACGAATCACACCCTTGTCAACAGGCACCATGTCTGGGCTGGCCATCCAGACAGCAATGGATGAAGCCTTCACTGTGGAGGCCGGAGCAcgaggccccacctccaacatccCTAAGGTGGCCATCATCGTGACGGATGGGAGGCCCCAGGACCAGGTGAACGAGGTGGCCGCTCGGGCCCGGGCTTCTGGCATTGAGCTCTATGCTGTGGGTGTGGACCGTGCAGATATGGAATCCCTCAAGATGATCGCCAGCGACCCTCTGGATGAGCACGTCTTCTATGTGGAGACCTATGGGGTCATTGAGAAACTTTCCTCTAGATTCCAGGAAACCTTTTGTG CCGTGGACCCGTGTGTGCTCGGCACACACCAGTGCCAGCATGTCTGTATCAGTGACGGCGACGGCAAACACCACTGTGAGTGCAGCCAAGGATATACCTTGAACGCTGACAAGAAAACGTGTTCAG CTATCGATAAGTGTGCTCTTAACACTCACGGATGTGAGCACATCTGTGTGAATGACAGAACTGGCTCTTATCATTGTGAGTGCTATGAAGGTTACACCCTGAATGAAGACAGGAAAACCTGCTCAG CTGAAGATAAATGTGCTCTGGGTACCCACGGGTGTCAGCACCTTTGTGTGAATGACAGAAATGGGTCCTATCACTGTGAATGCTACGAAGGCTATACTCTGAATGCAGATAAGAAAACGTGCTCAG TCCGTAACAAGTGTGCCCTGGGATCTCATGGGTGCCAGCACATTTGTGTGAGTGACGGGGTGGCGTCTTACCACTGTGACTGTTATCCTGGCTACACTCTGAATGAGGACAAGAAGACGTGTTCAG CCATTGAAGAAGCACGAAGACTTGTTTCCACTGAAGATGCTTGTGGATGTGAAGCCACACTGGCATTCCAGGACAAGGTCAGCTCTTATCTCCAGAGACTGAACACCAAAC TGGATGACATTTTGAAGAAGttgcaaataaatgaatatggACAAATACATCATTAA